From the Acinetobacter wanghuae genome, one window contains:
- a CDS encoding HIT family protein: protein MTEHNCLYCDFDEYDVIAKNDFGVIIAEPHPLSKGHSVIVPLRHIASFFEISDKERKAMMSLLEQARNELQLRHQPAGFHVGFNDGEVFKSKSEHLHIHIIPRYENQTLKLDQRWGIED, encoded by the coding sequence ATGACTGAACATAACTGTCTATATTGCGATTTTGATGAATATGACGTGATCGCAAAAAATGATTTTGGTGTCATTATTGCTGAACCGCATCCATTATCCAAAGGGCATAGTGTCATTGTCCCTTTACGTCATATCGCATCCTTTTTTGAGATTAGTGACAAAGAGCGAAAAGCCATGATGTCCCTGTTAGAACAAGCGCGTAATGAACTGCAATTGCGTCATCAACCTGCGGGCTTCCATGTCGGTTTTAATGATGGTGAGGTGTTTAAATCTAAATCTGAACATCTCCATATTCATATTATTCCGCGCTATGAAAATCAAACCCTCAAACTTGATCAACGCTGGGGCATTGAAGATTAA
- a CDS encoding polysaccharide biosynthesis/export family protein: MTGCAITSGMQTYDLPAEGIYQTDAGTQVNVIKLTQENLFAVQPAQNNPQQIAHLFQKKHQNYTLSSGDILSIYLWAYPEITPPTNTISSDQSINSNGFQIDSNGFIQFPIIGRYKAAGKSLHQVTTELRSQLARYLKTPDVIVRVLSYQGQRFSVQGNVMKGGQFYLSDQPISVYTALGMAGGVNSQYGDNASLTLVRQGQSYILNSVELEKNGYSLHNLLIQPKDTLYVNSRENQKIYIMGESGKNQSLAMREQGMSLSDALGESLGLNPLSASRSKIYVVRSNPIHNMTEVYNVDLSSIGDFGLANQFKMQPNDIVYVDASGLARWQRVINQVIPFSNIIYNFDRLGQ; the protein is encoded by the coding sequence ATGACCGGTTGTGCGATAACATCTGGCATGCAAACTTATGACTTACCTGCGGAAGGCATATATCAAACAGATGCAGGAACACAGGTTAATGTCATTAAGTTAACTCAAGAAAATTTATTTGCAGTTCAACCTGCTCAAAACAATCCTCAACAAATTGCTCATTTATTCCAAAAAAAGCATCAAAACTATACTTTGAGCTCTGGCGATATTTTATCGATTTATTTATGGGCTTATCCAGAAATCACACCACCAACCAATACTATTTCAAGTGATCAAAGCATCAATTCAAACGGTTTTCAAATCGACTCTAATGGGTTCATTCAGTTTCCTATCATTGGACGCTACAAAGCAGCAGGCAAGTCGCTTCATCAGGTGACCACTGAATTGCGTAGCCAATTAGCCCGTTATTTGAAAACACCTGATGTCATTGTGCGTGTTCTTTCATATCAAGGACAGCGTTTCTCTGTCCAAGGTAATGTAATGAAAGGTGGACAATTTTACTTAAGTGATCAACCAATTAGTGTTTATACCGCACTGGGCATGGCTGGTGGTGTCAACAGCCAATATGGTGACAATGCGTCTTTAACTTTAGTTCGCCAAGGACAAAGCTATATACTCAATAGTGTTGAACTCGAAAAAAATGGCTATTCGCTCCACAACCTTCTCATTCAACCCAAAGATACGCTATACGTAAATTCTCGCGAAAATCAAAAAATATACATCATGGGCGAGTCTGGTAAGAATCAGTCTTTAGCCATGCGCGAACAAGGCATGAGCTTGAGCGATGCTTTAGGTGAGAGCTTAGGTCTCAACCCTCTCTCCGCAAGTCGTAGTAAAATTTATGTCGTCAGAAGTAATCCAATTCATAATATGACTGAAGTGTATAATGTTGACCTTAGCAGTATTGGTGATTTTGGTTTAGCGAATCAATTTAAGATGCAGCCTAATGATATCGTTTATGTTGATGCATCTGGTTTAGCTCGCTGGCAACGTGTGATCAATCAAGTTATTCCGTTCTCTAACATTATTTATAACTTTGATCGTTTGGGGCAATAA
- the tviB gene encoding Vi polysaccharide biosynthesis UDP-N-acetylglucosamine C-6 dehydrogenase TviB, with product MLSISELKIAIIGLGYVGLPLAVEFGKKVPVVGFDIHQKRIDELRSGEDHTLEVSPEELQQSTHLTYSSQLEDLSDCNFFIVTVPTPIDEYKQPDLTPLVKASQTIGKVLKKGDVVVYESTVYPGATEEVCIPELEKVSGLKFNQDFFAGYSPERINPGDKLHRVTNILKITAGSTPEVADFVDEVYNLIIEAGTHKATSIKVAEAAKVIENTQRDVNIALINELAVIFNKMGIDTEAVLQAAGTKWNFLPFRPGLVGGHCIGVDPYYLTHKAQAIGYHPEIILAGRRLNDGMGAYVVTQLVKAMLKKRIQVEDAKVLILGLSFKENCPDIRNTRIIDIVNELKEYHIDADVYDPWIDAQEAEHEYGIQPISTLENGKYDAVILAVAHDQFKAMGAQAIRALGKAEHVLYDLKYVLSQAESDLRL from the coding sequence ATGCTGTCCATCTCTGAACTTAAAATTGCGATTATCGGATTAGGTTATGTCGGGTTACCACTGGCGGTAGAGTTTGGCAAGAAAGTTCCTGTCGTGGGTTTTGATATCCATCAAAAACGTATTGATGAATTGCGCAGTGGCGAAGACCATACTTTAGAAGTATCTCCTGAAGAATTACAACAATCTACACATTTAACTTATAGCTCTCAGCTTGAAGACCTCTCTGACTGTAATTTCTTTATTGTTACAGTTCCAACACCGATTGATGAATATAAACAGCCTGATTTAACGCCACTTGTGAAAGCATCACAAACCATTGGTAAAGTGCTAAAAAAAGGCGATGTGGTGGTGTATGAATCAACGGTTTATCCAGGCGCAACGGAAGAAGTCTGTATCCCTGAGCTAGAAAAAGTATCAGGCTTGAAATTTAACCAAGATTTTTTTGCTGGCTATAGTCCTGAGCGGATTAATCCAGGCGATAAACTGCACCGTGTCACCAATATTCTAAAAATTACCGCAGGTTCAACGCCAGAAGTCGCTGACTTTGTCGATGAAGTCTATAACCTGATCATTGAAGCCGGTACACATAAAGCAACAAGTATTAAAGTCGCTGAAGCTGCGAAAGTCATTGAAAATACGCAACGTGATGTGAATATTGCACTCATTAATGAGCTTGCCGTGATCTTTAATAAAATGGGCATTGATACCGAAGCGGTGCTGCAAGCAGCAGGCACCAAATGGAACTTCTTACCGTTCCGTCCAGGTTTAGTAGGTGGTCACTGTATCGGTGTGGATCCGTACTATTTAACCCATAAAGCACAAGCGATTGGTTATCACCCTGAAATTATTTTGGCAGGTCGTCGTTTAAATGATGGCATGGGTGCGTATGTGGTAACTCAGCTTGTGAAAGCGATGCTGAAAAAACGCATTCAAGTTGAAGATGCCAAAGTCTTGATTTTAGGTTTAAGTTTTAAAGAAAACTGCCCTGATATTCGTAATACCCGCATCATTGATATCGTGAATGAACTCAAAGAATATCATATTGATGCCGATGTCTATGATCCATGGATTGATGCTCAAGAGGCTGAGCATGAATATGGCATTCAGCCAATTTCGACTTTAGAAAATGGCAAATATGATGCCGTGATTTTAGCCGTGGCGCATGATCAGTTTAAAGCGATGGGTGCGCAAGCTATCCGTGCTTTAGGCAAAGCTGAGCATGTATTGTATGACTTGAAATATGTGTTATCTCAAGCCGAATCTGATTTGCGTTTGTAA
- a CDS encoding NAD-dependent epimerase/dehydratase family protein: MNQYQQVCEQLKAQPKTWLVTGVAGFIGSNLLETLLKLDQTVVGLDNFATGHQHNLDEVQSLVSAEQWTKFSFIEGDIRQFADCQKACEGVDYVLHEAALGSVPRSIADPITTNATNISGFLNMLTAARDAGVASFTYAASSSTYGDHPALPKVEENIGNPLSPYAVTKYVNELYADVFARAYGFKAIGLRYFNVFGQRQDPNGAYAAVIPKWTASMIAGEDVFINGDGETSRDFCFINNTVQANILAATASDEAKNQVYNVAVGDRTTLNDLYRAIQVALAENDVQFERDPVYRDFRAGDVRHSQASIAKIQAHLGYAPEFKIAEGIQLAMRWYVNNLK, encoded by the coding sequence ATGAATCAATATCAACAGGTATGTGAGCAACTGAAAGCCCAGCCAAAAACATGGCTTGTGACAGGAGTTGCAGGCTTTATCGGCTCAAACCTTTTAGAAACTTTGCTGAAGCTTGATCAAACGGTGGTGGGTTTAGATAACTTTGCTACAGGTCATCAGCATAATTTGGATGAAGTTCAAAGTTTAGTATCTGCTGAGCAATGGACAAAATTCAGCTTCATTGAAGGTGATATCCGCCAGTTTGCAGATTGCCAAAAAGCCTGTGAAGGTGTGGACTATGTCTTACATGAAGCGGCATTAGGTTCTGTACCACGTTCAATCGCCGATCCGATCACCACCAATGCAACCAATATTAGTGGTTTCTTAAATATGTTGACTGCGGCACGTGATGCCGGTGTCGCAAGCTTTACCTATGCGGCAAGTAGCTCGACCTATGGTGATCATCCTGCACTACCAAAAGTCGAAGAAAACATTGGTAATCCATTGTCACCGTATGCGGTAACGAAATACGTGAATGAACTGTATGCCGATGTATTTGCACGTGCGTACGGTTTTAAAGCCATTGGTCTGCGTTACTTCAACGTGTTTGGTCAACGCCAAGATCCAAACGGTGCTTATGCGGCAGTGATTCCAAAATGGACAGCATCGATGATTGCTGGTGAAGATGTTTTCATCAATGGTGATGGTGAAACCAGCCGTGATTTCTGCTTTATCAACAATACTGTGCAAGCCAATATTTTGGCGGCGACTGCATCGGATGAAGCGAAGAATCAGGTCTATAATGTGGCTGTCGGTGACCGTACCACGTTGAATGACTTATATCGTGCTATTCAAGTGGCACTTGCGGAAAATGATGTGCAGTTTGAACGTGATCCGGTGTACCGTGATTTCCGTGCTGGTGATGTCCGTCATTCACAAGCGAGTATTGCCAAAATTCAAGCGCATTTAGGTTATGCGCCTGAGTTTAAAATTGCCGAAGGTATTCAACTCGCCATGCGTTGGTACGTGAATAACTTAAAATGA
- a CDS encoding low molecular weight protein-tyrosine-phosphatase, with the protein MQFQNILVVCIGNICRSPMAEYFLKHACPSLNIQSAGIAAMVDHPADDKAKACMQLHGINMDAHIAQKLNAHLVKKADLILVMSKNQQQHVEQTWPFAKGKVFRLGHWQDKNIADPYQHDQQFFDETCQLIQQCVSDWKKHF; encoded by the coding sequence ATGCAATTTCAAAATATCCTTGTGGTCTGTATCGGTAATATTTGCCGAAGTCCAATGGCTGAATATTTTTTAAAACATGCTTGTCCTAGCTTAAATATTCAATCAGCAGGTATTGCGGCGATGGTCGATCATCCTGCAGATGATAAGGCCAAAGCCTGTATGCAACTCCATGGCATTAACATGGATGCTCATATTGCACAAAAGTTAAACGCTCATTTAGTTAAGAAAGCTGATCTGATTTTAGTGATGAGTAAAAATCAGCAACAGCATGTAGAACAAACTTGGCCTTTTGCGAAGGGTAAAGTATTTCGATTGGGGCATTGGCAAGATAAAAATATTGCAGATCCATATCAGCATGATCAGCAGTTTTTCGACGAGACCTGCCAACTAATTCAACAGTGCGTAAGCGACTGGAAAAAACATTTTTAA
- a CDS encoding polysaccharide biosynthesis tyrosine autokinase: MNQNTNTEDTIDLKELFFSLIAQWKLIALCVILSLIFALLYLRTTPDTYSVNALVQVEESKGTSAALLGDLSSMIDQKQPAQAEIEILKSRMVLGNVIQKLNLDILVSGTQDGLLDRLFTPHDYSTKYSNQSVHFKDDLKGFDIRSLDIPALYMNEDLKLHFDQQKFNLIDPKTDQILFTGLLNQVNESTTPAGHWKVKIFSKDRFEDSYIVQKQSLPAAVDRLLSDFSVAEKGKLTGILGLNLQGEDKQHITQVLNEILGSYNRQNVERRSAETAQTLKFLDEQLPELKAKLDIAEREFNTFRQKYNTVDVTKESELYLTQSVALETQKTALEQKVAEASAKYTNEHPVMQQMDAQLSAINNKIAELNNTLKQLPDLQRRYLQLYREVEVQQQMYTSLLNSYQQLRIAKAGEIGNVRIVDQAVEPIEPIAPKKLQILVLSIFLGGFLGTLLALLRNMMRSGIKDASQIENELDVPVYATVPRSPIQESRIKFLKKKKNIPILALKDSNDIAIESLRSVRTTIHFSLAEAKNNIIAISGPAPEVGKSFITTNLAVILAQGGKRVLVIDADMRRGYLHKYFDQVTSPGLSEMLLGSSSLNDVIKASTLDNLFFMPRGKSPTNPSELLGSQKFKQTLELLSEQYDHILIDTPPTLAVTDGVIIAQYAGVNLLVVRHAKTHMKELEITINRLEQANVKVNGIILNDVQRNSGSYGYGYNYSYAYKAQKDQD; this comes from the coding sequence ATGAACCAAAACACTAACACTGAAGACACTATTGACTTAAAAGAGTTATTTTTCTCATTAATTGCTCAGTGGAAATTAATCGCGCTGTGTGTGATTTTAAGTTTAATTTTTGCATTGCTTTACCTAAGAACAACGCCTGATACCTATAGTGTCAACGCACTTGTTCAGGTTGAAGAATCAAAAGGAACTTCCGCTGCCTTATTGGGTGATCTATCGAGTATGATCGATCAGAAACAACCTGCCCAAGCTGAAATTGAAATTTTAAAGTCACGCATGGTGTTAGGGAATGTCATTCAAAAGCTAAATTTAGATATTCTTGTTTCTGGTACGCAAGATGGTTTGTTAGACCGTCTATTTACACCGCACGACTATAGTACAAAATATTCAAATCAATCTGTACACTTTAAAGATGATTTAAAAGGTTTTGATATTCGAAGCTTGGATATCCCTGCACTGTATATGAATGAAGATTTAAAACTTCATTTTGATCAGCAAAAGTTTAACTTAATTGATCCAAAAACAGATCAAATCCTATTTACTGGTTTACTTAACCAAGTCAATGAAAGCACAACACCTGCGGGACACTGGAAAGTTAAAATCTTTAGTAAAGATCGCTTTGAAGATAGTTATATTGTACAAAAACAATCTCTCCCTGCCGCAGTAGACCGACTATTATCAGATTTTTCAGTCGCTGAAAAAGGGAAATTAACTGGAATTTTAGGTCTCAATCTACAAGGTGAAGATAAACAACATATTACCCAAGTTCTAAACGAGATATTAGGATCTTATAATCGTCAGAATGTAGAGCGACGTTCTGCTGAAACGGCACAGACTCTAAAATTCTTAGACGAACAACTACCTGAGCTTAAAGCTAAACTTGATATTGCCGAACGAGAGTTCAATACATTCCGTCAAAAGTATAATACAGTGGATGTCACAAAAGAATCTGAGCTTTATTTGACGCAAAGTGTGGCTTTAGAGACTCAGAAAACAGCGCTTGAACAAAAAGTTGCTGAGGCATCAGCCAAATACACCAACGAACATCCTGTCATGCAACAAATGGATGCTCAGCTCTCTGCCATTAATAATAAAATTGCAGAGCTCAATAACACATTAAAGCAACTTCCTGATTTACAGCGCCGTTATTTACAACTTTACCGTGAAGTTGAAGTACAACAGCAAATGTATACTTCCCTGCTTAATTCATATCAACAACTACGTATTGCCAAAGCAGGTGAAATTGGTAATGTACGTATTGTGGATCAAGCTGTTGAGCCTATTGAGCCAATAGCACCAAAAAAATTGCAAATCTTAGTTCTCTCAATTTTCTTGGGTGGTTTCCTCGGTACTTTACTTGCCTTATTACGTAATATGATGCGTTCAGGTATTAAAGATGCATCTCAAATTGAAAATGAGTTGGATGTACCTGTTTACGCAACTGTTCCTCGTTCGCCTATTCAAGAAAGTCGTATTAAGTTCTTAAAGAAGAAGAAAAATATTCCTATTCTTGCACTTAAAGACAGTAATGATATTGCAATTGAGAGTTTACGTAGTGTTCGTACCACCATTCACTTCTCACTCGCTGAAGCAAAAAATAATATTATTGCCATTTCTGGCCCCGCACCTGAAGTGGGCAAATCATTTATTACGACAAATTTAGCCGTAATTTTAGCCCAAGGTGGTAAAAGAGTTTTAGTCATTGATGCAGATATGCGTCGTGGTTACTTACATAAATACTTTGATCAAGTAACTTCACCGGGTTTGTCTGAGATGTTATTAGGCTCATCATCACTGAATGATGTAATTAAAGCATCTACCCTTGATAATTTATTCTTTATGCCTCGTGGTAAAAGTCCAACAAATCCATCTGAATTGTTAGGATCACAGAAGTTTAAACAAACTTTAGAATTACTCTCTGAACAATATGATCATATTTTAATTGATACACCACCAACTTTAGCTGTGACTGATGGTGTAATTATTGCACAGTATGCTGGCGTAAATTTACTTGTTGTTCGTCATGCGAAAACGCATATGAAAGAGTTAGAAATTACCATTAATCGCTTAGAGCAAGCGAATGTGAAGGTTAACGGTATTATTCTGAATGATGTGCAACGTAATAGTGGTAGCTATGGATATGGCTATAACTACAGTTATGCTTATAAAGCTCAAAAAGATCAGGACTAA
- a CDS encoding lipopolysaccharide biosynthesis protein — protein sequence MIAKLFAKYQSIGLITLSLLAGAIMTFIALPVLTRLYSVADFGAYGIALAIVSVLSTVANLRLDQALLVAEEQDKKSLIFEGAVFSTVIAIISGIVISVILNVEMAGAVATGVLANTLIQSLYNYQFSAHKEYFCAGLNIFRSLIVVAVQLSLPLVMQISLVNSYNISSIIMIVAVLVYLLKHQLYQVSWQAFKNYKDFIYANTPHALLNSFSHNLPYYVVSHFVGVQAMGFYAIVERTLRVPINLISQTLRQFFIRKFKTTESNQSALKASVLLSLVSLPLFAIFFILPESLYLWIFGHEWVGISSYFQILALGYWAIFFNPPSSAFLIAKRNSQVLFKLQIVELIIKFALFAGLYILFDDKIYMLLAVPIALIIYNFAILYVVWRNKN from the coding sequence ATGATTGCGAAACTGTTCGCAAAATATCAGTCGATTGGACTGATTACCTTAAGTTTACTGGCAGGTGCGATAATGACATTTATCGCACTTCCTGTTTTAACGCGCCTGTATTCTGTAGCCGACTTTGGTGCGTATGGGATTGCCTTAGCCATTGTCAGTGTTTTATCGACGGTTGCGAACTTACGTCTGGATCAAGCTTTATTGGTCGCCGAGGAGCAGGATAAAAAAAGCCTGATCTTTGAAGGGGCGGTGTTCTCAACGGTCATTGCAATCATCAGTGGCATTGTCATCAGCGTTATTTTGAACGTTGAAATGGCAGGGGCAGTTGCCACAGGTGTATTGGCTAATACCCTGATTCAAAGCCTATATAATTATCAATTCTCCGCACACAAAGAATATTTTTGTGCAGGTTTAAATATTTTTAGAAGTTTAATTGTGGTGGCAGTACAACTGTCTTTACCGCTTGTGATGCAAATTAGTTTAGTAAACAGTTATAACATCAGCTCGATCATCATGATTGTCGCGGTGTTAGTCTATTTGCTAAAGCATCAACTCTATCAAGTCAGTTGGCAGGCATTTAAAAACTACAAAGATTTCATTTATGCCAATACACCCCATGCCTTGCTGAATAGTTTTTCGCATAACTTGCCGTACTATGTGGTGTCGCATTTTGTCGGCGTGCAGGCGATGGGTTTCTACGCCATTGTCGAGCGGACTTTGCGTGTGCCGATTAATCTGATTTCGCAAACCTTACGTCAGTTCTTTATCCGCAAATTTAAAACCACAGAATCCAATCAAAGTGCCTTGAAGGCGAGTGTATTACTCAGTCTCGTTTCACTGCCTTTATTTGCCATTTTCTTTATCTTGCCTGAATCCCTGTATTTATGGATTTTTGGTCATGAATGGGTCGGGATCTCAAGCTATTTCCAAATTTTGGCTTTGGGCTATTGGGCAATTTTCTTTAATCCACCTAGCTCGGCTTTTTTAATTGCTAAGCGCAACAGCCAAGTGTTGTTTAAACTGCAAATCGTTGAACTGATCATTAAGTTTGCATTATTTGCAGGTTTATATATTTTATTTGACGATAAAATTTATATGCTCTTGGCGGTGCCTATCGCATTGATTATCTATAACTTTGCCATTTTATATGTGGTGTGGAGAAACAAAAACTGA
- a CDS encoding acyltransferase translates to MFFKLLKLMNWFTAQCRQQFYNVTFGTKFRYFGKGCTVDISGKVKIGSNVYIGDYVSLIVENGAVLEIADNSFIGENCYIKCFGGKVVIGKDVSINSKSYINGCGGVTIGDNTRIGTQSMIIASNHKFGEPDVLVKDAITKLGVNLGENIWLGARVTVLDGVTIPSNSVIGACSLVSKPLDDAGVYVGSPVKKIKDL, encoded by the coding sequence ATGTTTTTTAAACTATTAAAACTGATGAATTGGTTCACTGCACAATGTCGTCAGCAATTTTATAATGTGACTTTTGGCACTAAGTTTCGCTATTTCGGCAAAGGCTGTACCGTGGATATCAGTGGAAAAGTGAAGATCGGTAGCAATGTCTATATTGGTGATTATGTGAGTCTGATCGTTGAAAATGGCGCAGTGCTAGAAATTGCTGACAACAGTTTTATTGGTGAAAACTGTTATATCAAATGCTTTGGTGGCAAGGTGGTGATTGGTAAAGATGTCAGTATTAATTCCAAATCGTATATCAATGGCTGTGGTGGTGTGACGATTGGTGACAACACCCGTATTGGTACGCAAAGTATGATTATTGCGAGTAATCATAAGTTTGGTGAGCCTGATGTTTTGGTCAAAGATGCGATTACCAAACTAGGGGTTAACCTCGGTGAAAATATTTGGCTGGGTGCACGTGTGACAGTTTTAGATGGTGTCACCATTCCAAGCAACAGCGTCATTGGCGCTTGTAGTTTAGTGTCTAAACCGCTTGATGATGCAGGTGTATATGTCGGTAGTCCTGTTAAGAAAATCAAAGACCTATAA
- a CDS encoding FKBP-type peptidyl-prolyl cis-trans isomerase, whose amino-acid sequence MSKALPIAVAVILGGAALVPVYYATQNPAAQTSKAPQNATAVAKISYALGYEVAHQTPPELDINSFITGVRDGHARTEPAYDEKQLQEAYEQFQKDMQQKQVDTAKQTQSSNDTFLTENAKKAGVKTTASGLQYVVTQEGKGKSPKADSVVKVHYSGKLVDGTVFDSSIERGEPIEFPLNQVIPGWTEGLQLMKEGGKATFYIPSQLGYGEQGVPGTIPANSTLIFDVELIQVK is encoded by the coding sequence ATGAGTAAGGCCTTACCCATCGCTGTCGCTGTCATCTTAGGTGGTGCCGCGCTAGTTCCTGTTTACTATGCAACTCAAAACCCCGCTGCACAAACGTCTAAAGCACCTCAGAATGCAACAGCCGTAGCTAAAATCAGTTATGCACTGGGTTATGAGGTCGCTCATCAAACACCACCAGAGCTAGATATTAACAGTTTTATTACGGGTGTTCGTGATGGTCATGCACGTACTGAGCCTGCCTATGATGAAAAACAACTGCAAGAAGCATATGAACAATTCCAAAAAGATATGCAACAAAAGCAAGTAGATACCGCTAAGCAAACTCAGTCATCGAATGATACATTCTTAACAGAAAATGCGAAAAAAGCAGGTGTTAAAACCACAGCTTCAGGCTTACAGTATGTTGTGACACAAGAAGGGAAAGGGAAATCGCCAAAAGCGGATTCTGTGGTTAAAGTGCATTACAGCGGCAAGTTAGTCGATGGTACTGTTTTTGATAGCTCAATTGAGCGTGGTGAGCCAATTGAATTCCCACTGAATCAAGTGATTCCGGGTTGGACCGAAGGTCTGCAACTCATGAAAGAAGGCGGTAAAGCAACGTTCTATATCCCATCTCAATTGGGTTATGGCGAACAAGGTGTTCCAGGCACAATTCCTGCCAACAGCACGCTCATTTTTGATGTTGAACTGATTCAAGTGAAATAA
- a CDS encoding FKBP-type peptidyl-prolyl cis-trans isomerase, which yields MKIYIGVAALILSSQMVLAKDINKKSSQAEQVGYSFGYLMGRSNAESLQGMDLDAFSAGLKSATAGQKSALSDEEMASILTQFKKQNEAKELIALKQKAEENAKIGQVFLSENAKKSGIQVTKSGLQYQVIQEGKGKSPKANSNVRVHYEGRLIDGTVFDSSIARNQPVDFRTSQVITGWTEGLQLMKEGAKYRFFIPAALAYGQIGSGDVIEPNSTLIFDVELIEVMK from the coding sequence ATGAAAATATATATTGGTGTGGCTGCGCTCATCTTGAGCTCACAGATGGTTTTGGCAAAAGATATCAATAAGAAAAGTTCACAAGCTGAACAAGTCGGCTACAGTTTTGGTTACCTCATGGGTCGCAGTAATGCTGAATCTTTGCAAGGCATGGACTTAGACGCCTTTAGTGCTGGCTTAAAAAGTGCTACAGCCGGTCAAAAATCTGCTTTAAGCGATGAAGAAATGGCCAGCATTTTGACTCAGTTTAAAAAACAGAATGAAGCCAAAGAACTCATCGCTTTAAAACAAAAAGCAGAAGAAAACGCCAAAATTGGTCAAGTCTTCTTATCTGAAAATGCAAAAAAATCAGGTATTCAAGTCACAAAATCTGGATTGCAATACCAAGTGATTCAAGAAGGCAAAGGTAAGTCTCCGAAGGCGAATAGTAATGTCCGTGTACATTATGAAGGTCGTTTAATTGATGGTACGGTATTTGATAGCTCAATTGCTCGTAATCAACCTGTCGATTTCCGTACCAGTCAAGTCATTACCGGTTGGACTGAAGGCTTACAACTCATGAAAGAAGGTGCAAAATACCGCTTCTTTATTCCGGCGGCATTAGCTTATGGGCAAATTGGTTCAGGTGATGTGATTGAGCCGAATAGCACGTTAATTTTTGATGTCGAACTCATTGAAGTCATGAAATAA
- a CDS encoding dienelactone hydrolase family protein, translated as MAAIQTREIQYTAQDGQTLIGYFAAPADTQPVAGILVAPEWWGRNEYTEQRARELAEHGYAALAIDMYGDKKVTTDSQQAYAWMMQTFESSNTIVNRATAALDILKLQAEVDGNKLAAIGFCYGGKVVLDLARANAPLQAVATFHANLSTATPAQVGQVQAEILVLHGELDSMVSLDDVAKFREEMHAAQVAHEVIVFEDAKHGFSNPLADERAKANGVDLGYNADAEQKSLAAMYELLAERLA; from the coding sequence ATGGCCGCTATTCAGACTCGCGAAATTCAATATACCGCTCAAGATGGTCAAACACTCATTGGCTATTTTGCTGCACCCGCAGATACCCAACCTGTTGCAGGTATCTTGGTTGCACCAGAATGGTGGGGACGTAACGAATATACTGAACAGCGTGCACGTGAACTTGCTGAGCATGGCTATGCTGCCCTTGCCATTGATATGTATGGTGATAAAAAAGTCACAACAGACTCACAACAAGCTTATGCATGGATGATGCAAACCTTTGAATCTAGCAATACCATTGTGAATCGTGCGACTGCGGCACTCGATATTTTAAAATTACAAGCAGAAGTCGATGGCAATAAATTGGCTGCAATTGGTTTCTGTTATGGCGGTAAAGTGGTGTTAGATTTAGCACGTGCAAATGCTCCGCTTCAAGCCGTTGCCACTTTCCACGCCAATCTATCAACGGCAACCCCTGCTCAAGTCGGTCAAGTACAAGCTGAAATTTTAGTCCTACATGGCGAGCTTGATAGCATGGTCAGCTTAGACGATGTTGCCAAATTCCGTGAAGAAATGCACGCTGCACAAGTTGCGCATGAAGTGATTGTCTTTGAAGATGCCAAACATGGCTTTAGTAATCCTCTTGCCGACGAACGCGCCAAAGCCAATGGTGTTGACCTCGGCTATAACGCAGATGCAGAACAAAAAAGTTTAGCTGCCATGTATGAGCTTTTAGCTGAACGTCTCGCTTAA